The following proteins are encoded in a genomic region of Pseudomonadota bacterium:
- a CDS encoding methylated-DNA--[protein]-cysteine S-methyltransferase: protein MSARFRSSGSHRFSTAIGECAICWSPRGISALHLPDGIPDLGSSAGLETKAPAQVARAVEQVRRHLEGHAQQFDDLTLDLDHLPPFTRAVCLEARHIRSGEIVTYGELAARVGRPGSARAVGQALGRNPIPVIVPCHRIVAAHGRPGGFSAPGGLETKRRLLALEGVTLEMVTLWDRGAIDEAVRHLREVDDDLRRIIDAVGPCRLERQWHDVFEALCVSIIHQQLAGSAAAAITRRFMALLAPHPRPRSVLEAREADLRAVGLSSGKIGGLRALAEAAERGEVALHRVRHLPDDEITAHLTRVRGIGPWTVQMLLIFHLGRTDVLPPGDLGIRKAVQRLTGDDALPSPARMAAVAQRWRPWRTVAMWYLWRSLELTAQIR from the coding sequence GTGAGCGCACGCTTCCGGAGCAGCGGGAGCCACCGCTTCAGCACCGCCATCGGCGAGTGCGCCATCTGCTGGTCGCCTCGTGGAATCTCCGCCCTTCACCTGCCAGACGGCATCCCCGACCTCGGGTCTTCCGCAGGGCTCGAGACAAAGGCCCCCGCGCAGGTTGCGCGCGCCGTCGAGCAGGTGCGCCGCCACCTCGAAGGCCACGCGCAGCAGTTCGACGACCTCACGCTCGACCTCGACCACCTGCCGCCGTTCACCCGAGCGGTCTGCCTCGAGGCGCGGCACATCCGCAGCGGCGAGATCGTGACCTATGGAGAGCTGGCAGCACGTGTCGGTCGGCCGGGGAGCGCTCGGGCCGTGGGGCAGGCGTTGGGTCGCAACCCCATTCCCGTGATCGTCCCGTGTCACCGAATCGTGGCCGCACACGGACGCCCAGGTGGGTTCTCCGCCCCCGGCGGCCTCGAGACGAAACGACGGCTGCTTGCACTCGAAGGGGTCACCCTCGAGATGGTCACGCTCTGGGATCGGGGCGCCATCGATGAAGCCGTGCGGCATCTGCGCGAGGTCGACGACGACCTCCGTCGCATCATCGACGCTGTGGGCCCCTGCCGTCTGGAGCGCCAGTGGCACGACGTGTTCGAGGCACTGTGCGTGTCCATCATCCATCAGCAGCTGGCCGGCAGCGCGGCCGCGGCCATCACCCGTCGGTTCATGGCGCTCCTGGCGCCCCATCCGCGGCCGCGCAGCGTGCTCGAAGCCCGCGAGGCCGATCTGAGGGCCGTGGGGCTCTCCAGCGGAAAGATCGGCGGGCTGCGCGCCCTGGCTGAAGCCGCCGAGCGCGGAGAGGTCGCCCTTCACCGCGTCAGGCATCTCCCCGACGACGAGATCACCGCGCACCTCACGCGAGTGCGAGGCATCGGGCCGTGGACCGTTCAGATGCTGCTCATCTTCCATCTCGGCCGCACCGACGTGCTGCCCCCGGGAGACCTGGGAATCCGCAAAGCCGTGCAACGGCTGACCGGAGACGACGCGCTCCCTTCACCCGCACGCATGGCGGCGGTGGCGCAACGGTGGCGACCCTGGCGAACCGTGGCCATGTGGTACCTGTGGCGCTCCCTGGAGCTGACAGCGCAGATTCGCTGA